The DNA region TGGAAATGAtgtatttttgttgtaataattTCGATCGATTGATATGATATAGTTATATGGAAAAGCTAATGTAAACAGCCAAAAGGGTTATATTAACATCGCAGATTCAATCATATTCGTAGTTATGTTATTTGAGTACACTATATAAGAATTGACTGTGATTGATTAGTTATGAATTcttaaacaaatgtttttaacatTCATTATATCAGATCGACAcgtttatttacatacaaattgaGTTCAAAAGTTACAATTTCACTAAATATCCTAGACAATTTGACGTATTATCCAGTATTAAAaccaatattatataattaagattAGTTGCAAGGTTgccattaaattttataaagactAACAACATTTTCGAATAACACATTTATGTCAAAAAATTCTTTGTTACAATTTTCGTATAAATGTGCAAGACAATATTTATCGTCCTAATTAATATAGGACGCAATGTATATGTATTTCAGCGGAAAAGAACAGATTTTTATCAAATAGATTGTAATGCAATACACAATTTATGATGTCAATTATACCCAAATCATATTAGCATAATATTGTTCGATAAAGTTACGTTGTCCAGTTGCGTTACATCACTAATAACCCAGCGATAGCACAATTAGATGTTTGTATTCCAAAGCTAAGGCAGCGCACGCGCCGCTACACAACTCCGACGTATAAATACAGTATTACACAAAGGATAGGAACACGTTATAAGCCATGCACTTTGTAATTATACCATTTTATTACCCATTACAtttacaaattgttaaataaacctaatttaattttactatttcctTGCGGCTTTACACGCGTTGAAATAGTTATACGATATTGTGAGCCGttacgataaatatttaaaataattttggaagtataaattataatgaaaaaaagacaaaaattatttatatacctatattattttcgtttattcgtcgtatattattatttacggtTGTCAATTGCTAAATTgcgaaataaaacttaaatataaaataaatattaataaaaataacctttatttctattatttttaaaatttaaattaataccaGCGTaagtattattagtataaacatatgtatgtataataaccTATGTATATATTGATTCTATATAATAACTCGTCTAAATgcttataacataattaatattagtaatagtcGCCTCTGCGGCTTAGGCCTCACCTAAAcctttccatgtatccctttcTCGTACTTTCCGTATTCATATAGCGGTCCACATATCTGGttgaagatatattttatttggtcTCCCTTTTTTTCTTGACCTGTCTCTTGGTACCCATTCTGTCCCGTTTTGTCCATCGGTTATTATTCATCCTACAGATATGTCCTGCCCAATGTCGCTTGGGAAGTCTTGTTCTTTTCCttacatttgttatttttgttttattcctgATGCTAAAGTTGCTAGCCTTATCTAATAGTTTTAGACCAAGCATGCCTCTTCTCATTTTAAGTTGACAGACAGTAATGTTTTCTTCGTTCacttttctaacttttttaaaactaaaatagaaTTCTATAAAATTAAGGCCTACTATACAAGTATTATTATGTACGTAATGTTGTAAATACTAAAATcagggttcgccaaaccgattcataaaggtaaccgtttgaaacggttaccgtatgaatcggttaccgattgaaaaggttaccgttttatttcggttccaaaaccgtaataaaacggttaccgattaagctgtaataccgaaatataacgttatgtatttcggttttaaatgattcaGAGAAGTACAGAGGGtgacaaaatctgtgagccatcgttcgaaatgaagaatctgtaatattcctttgcttttattgaCAATGCTTGAtttttcataagactggcttctttaactatgaaagtaattaagttttttgttttgaattattcgttatatgcaatgtaaacattaacgcgaaaaagagatgaaaacttgctcgcgccacgcccggggcctgtcgtctatcacaaataaataagttttaagtaaaatcacgcaacacacgggagcgaatgagatagagatatggtgtacgttcggaccgcaatccgagctagcgcagcgcagctacaagaacgggaattgcccgcttaaacttacgacgcgaacgttatgcctactaccggtttatttcgatactgtattaccgatatgattcggttaccgaatgattctcttaccgttattttgattcgataagtaccgttttataaaggtaaataacccataccggaatatccctgACTAAAATAGTCGTTAAGTCTAAGCTCTACCAGTTCGCCCACAAGGGTATAAAAAGATCAGATGATAATCGCTCATTGTACATAATCAATACGGTAGTAaacatttatgtttataaataacttattgtATACTAAGGCTGAGAAAATTAAGTCttaaaaactaaacataaaTGACTTACATTTATTGTACACAGGTACATTATGTAATGTGATAAGAAATATACGGATATTGGCTGGACCAATCGTCATTCTTTTAAAACGAGTTTAGATGTTGGATTTTTAATATGGTAACCATTTTTACCAGTAATATATTGGAGTATCAAAAATACAACTTTACCtgtaaaaacagaaaatattgtatcttagttaaagaataaaatttaaaataaagaaaaaagtaggAAATCAGGAAAAGTATTTTGCAATAACTATAAGCCAATTAGCATATTTAgacaaaacaaaatatgtatacagtgaaaaatgattttattttcaaacattttgACTGATTTATAAAccaaaatatgatataaatgcAGATAGACAGTCATAAAAGTAATGGTACAATTAATCTTCCATTTGACTTTACAACCAGCTCAGATTCTTTGaatccaaaaaattaaaaaaagcactCAATTAAGTTCTGTCGAAAACGCTTAACAAACGGACCTTGACAGAAATACGAAATACAATACTTTTTGTTCGCGTATACCTGCTTACATTAGTTATTGGCATCCGGTATGGGGACACCCCATTAATGAAACAAGAAAAATTCACTCCATTCTACGCATCCGCGTTTTTCTGGGTAATACGTCGCTTAATTAAAAAATCGTCATACATGTGATTCATGTCTGAATTccttgttaattattatttaacagatCATTGCATCTTTGTTTTATGGATTACTGTGTAAAATATCaaaagtatttacttttttttattcaattaaaatattttttaagatactgGTAAGACATTTATACTGTGCTTAATTGAATAAAGTGGTTGAATTAATACTAATAGAGAACATAAACATAAGAGGAGCAGAGAGATAGGTAATTAATAATACAGCACTTGAATCGCTACTAAACAGCAACATAGTTCTAAGGCAATAGAGCCACATAGTTAATTGAACTCCAACCCTTATAATCTTAGACAAACTGTTTCAAGcgtgtataatttttatgttaatggGGCATTTCCTGATGAATATACTACACATAATTCAGTAATTTTAACGTTTAGTTCCTAAATTCCTAGATTGAAGTAAGGATGCGGGTCGTGTTTCCAATGGCGAATGATTAATTAGAATAAAGataatcatacataaaaaagtttaagtCATATATACTGATGACGAATTAtcataatgtacaaaaaaaactcgtttacacatactttttttgtattcatgAACTTTACTTCTTTGAATcttaatttatatcaatttttaaattttgtttattaagtaatataattaataacactTGATATACGAGTGTATTGTATGACTAAATATATACTAAGAATAAAGTCTTAGCCAATACCGTGAACTAGAAATCGTAACTCGCTTTTTCCAACAGTTGACACGAGCTGAATTGTCGgtttattgaattatattatatcttaataaataatttatagaaattgttttagAATAAAGCGTGGTGTACATTAGATTTGAAGAATAGTAGTAATTTTACAACAGCCTTCGTCAGAAGCCATAGCCATGAgaatgtgttattttattttatcattactgAACATACGAGTATGTTTATTAAGATAATTtagtcattttttaaaattattattgcagtttcaAATCAAAATGACATAACGACGAATCGTCGTTGTAACAAATACAACTATGATtaaccttttttaaccgacttcaaaaaaaggaggtggttactcaattcgaccgtatatatatttttttatgtatgttcggggataactccgtcgtttgtgaacttattttgataattctttttttattggaaaggagatatccctagtttggtaccatgataagcaaaccaggatctgatgatgggatcccagggaaatcaagggaaactttcgaaaacccgcataactttttactgggtgtaccgattcatcaaaatcggtacaccggtttttaatttaatcgaaagccaatgtttatcatgtaatcacatttaaatttcatcgagatctgattacaacttttagagtattctttgataatgcgtatttacttgactattttttcgtctacctacgttgcattacttgtcgatataattgaagtgggtttttcttcgtttgcctgcaaacacaattatttattaattttttaattaaaaatattataattagttatgCGACTTTTAAGCTTTTACTGCGTTTCATTTTGATACATGACATTGAGCGGCTGCAGGTTGCATTCATATGATTCATATCTTGAAACATTGTATCCCTACTCGCACTGAAAGCTATAACTCCTATCAAATAATTGCTACTGATTACAGCCCTTCGATAAACTAAAGCccaagtttataatattaatatagtacatatatatatacacattgaTCGTACCCACAATGACATATCTGTACGTCATTGCTTGAAGCATGCGTCTAATTAAAACGGATGTAGCTTTATTATatctgatttattttataaaactgacAGTGGGTGGAGCCTTATTGTACCAATGAAATAAATTACCAATCGTACCATACCAGTACCGTgctttttctattaaaaattatatattatattttctaagaTCCGTTAAATGAACAAATCCGTTTAATAAATCATATCATTTCATATCGTcgtgtttaatatattaaaacaagtcCACAGTAAGGtcgtcaaaaatattcaaattaaaatacaagctatacaaatataaatcttaaaaaatgatttattacaaaatatccGAAACATGTTTCTGTTCtcgaaatataaatgaaattaaatgaaatcaatTTCCTGGCGTTTGGTCACACTAAGTTGtcgatattaaaattgtttgagTTCCCGTTCTCTAAAAAAATGAAGATAATGAAGTCCTTAATGACGATGAAGGTACAAGGAAAGATTTATCGCATCAGTAATGACAGCTGGTTAAACggaaaaaatacacaaaatatacgTCGACATTGGATATAATTACGTAAGCGGGTTTGGTACATGTCACGTATGGCATAAGAAGCGAATCGGAGCGAGGACAATTCATATCAACTGCTAATAACAATCCAGAATCGAATATTTCTCAGTACGTTTTCATTTGGATCATATTTTGTTCTGAAAGTTTTTTAGCGTAATAAAAAGGCAGTGTATACAAATTGTCATATCTCATTATGACGGTTTAAATGGTAAGTCatctaataatttgtaaatgatTTCACGACACgtaagtacctacctaccttAGTATATTTTACcgctgaaaattttatttttattttattttttattttcttaaataaaacgaACAGCTTATGAAAAATCATCAAATATTTAAACGATATAACAAAAATCAACTGATTgggacaaaatataaaaaaattaaaatttaaaaatgtatttcttaCACGACGGAACTACGATATCTACTtagtactaattttatttataccagTAGTGGttgtcttttaaataattacgtGGCGtaggtataaatacaaaaaaatattttgtcgtCGAATAAGGTTATGTATAAGTCTAATTGACCTTTTCCTGCTTAATTtgcgtatatttttataataattaatataaacttatCACGGAACCAATCACCCTGATCTGACGCAGTTGACAGCTTTACTGAAGAAATAATCAATACATTTGtcaacaatttataatattaacgacACGTGTCATATATAGATGGACAGTAAAAAATAGACTTAAAAGTCGTTAAAGGTTTATAAGCTAGACTATAATTGACTTGTGTCAATAGCCCTTGTTATTTTTAAGCggcaattttgataaaaaatacataaagttaaaatttaaaatgtctaacttgatgttatataatatacagcATACGTTCGAatggaaatttaaattaatcgcaAATTGATTCGGAAATTGTCATAACGGATGTTTTAGTTGGCAAAAAAAGTTTTCGCTATTGCAACATTTCCTTTACCTCCTTTGCAGGAAGAAGTAaacaagtttatatttttaattcaataatgtAAGAACTAATCTTCTAACGGCActactttattgttttttacgtACACACAAATAAAAACCCGGGTAATAAAACTTAAACGACCGCAATAAACACACAACTGTTCCAATAactgaatatttgtttttatcgtTTACAGATCATGTTTTAGcgattaacttttttttatgtaatataaaatatataaatacagaagCGCTGAGAATAGATTTCCACTCATCAACctattaataaaacagtttGGTGTGCCTTTCAACCTCAGTTCATTggattagtttttttatattcatctgAACTAAACTGAACAGAACAGTTCACTGAATGTTAATATCCCACTGTCGAACAAAAACATTTCCATATAAATGACTGGTTGGAGCTTCTTCAAACTCGTTGCTCTACTGAAGTATAGTGGATAATTTCCCTaccataaataattatagctatcaggtgtcttGGATAACAACTGACCTAatctgaaacaaatatttgtacaaatgtaaatattagCCTCCAGCGGAAATTGAACCCTCGATCGAGGGCTTTAAGGTGACTACTCACATCATaacaccagaacggttgttaCTCTGTCTATCATGTGTGTGCTCTCCTATTATTGCTTATGTGGACTACGCCTAACATGGACAATATGGAAACTGCATTATGTTACGAGTGGGTAGTTTCACAACTTGACACGATGACGCGACGTCGCGAAATCCTGATTCTAAAATTTATGTAGTCCTTTTAACATTCTTGCCTGAACTTTTTATTGAGTAGCTTTTgcataaaaaatctaaaagtaTATTGTCTTGTACTTTtgtcatttattatttgtatttattggaactatattttatattcactcGGAATAGTTATCGTGAATacgccgattttttttttcaaatttcttttatataatttgcatcttaacaataacaaacacaaaaaaaaatcatgtgtTATGGAACATTCGTTCGAAAAGTGATAATCGTATATACCTACGTACATTTcaacgattcatttttattcatacagATACAACAATAAAAGCATTTTAGTTACACTAAACTaaaatgacttttattattgtatctGTATGAATAAAAAGTACACAGCACAGTATTTAGTTACACTAgactatgctgtgtggttacggtattaaagaatatagccaccccctctcttaccttggatgtcgtaagaggcgactaagggattacacagttccacgaccaccttgaaattaaaaaagccaaccgatggcgggataacggCGGAAaaacacaggtcgaagacgggcagcagcgtcttcggtgcgacaaagccagccctgcggtcaccaaacctgcctgcccagcgtagtgactatgggcaaaacacacgagttcactccatttatggcgcgaacttgtggaggcctatgtccagcagtggactacgataggtaTTCTAcagaaacaaatttaaaattaacactacATAGCCTAAAGTGTAAGGCAAATCGTTATGTAATTTTATCGGACAATGCTCACTTTCTTTTTTTCTAGCTTTTTCTAAATTTGTAAAATCATATCacttttattatctattttgtattttttaactttaagaGACCCAATAAAAACCttcgaaacaaaaaaataatctttattttatttaattaatgtggaagacaaaattttgaatttaaaccCTTCAATTGTACGTAATTAAGTAGATTGACAATCACTTGAGCGACTTGAGGCTTTAATTTCACAATACCGAATCAATTTGAAATTCGTAACAAAACCCACTACATAAAGATGTCACAAACGGACACATAAATTATGTTATACCTACGTATCAAGAGGTTAGCTATTAGCCACGATCAGCCACGGAGCTCAATCGCCCACTTTGTTCATTATTGTGGATAACTTAGGCATCCGTTTTCAATTTGTACTGCATTTTGTTAGTACATACTGATGATTTCtaaaaaactaaagaaaaaccctcttataatgtatatttcaGTTTTCGGTTTCATATTGCTTAGAACTGTAGCGTTACAAAACAGATGTTTgcttaatcttaattttttttttattaataatattatttttaattgtacacAAAGAGCTAAGaacagaaatttaaataaacaaagatattttttatagatggtGTTATCATTAAGAGTGTTCCAGACTAGCTTTGGATATGGAACATGTTCTCGTTTACGGACAAGttagataattttatgaaatcatCAAAGAAAGAAATAAGTAGACTAACTAATTTCTGTTTTATGTTTACATTCAATAAACATTACTAATGAAAGAAACTGTTACGATCTTTAAAGTTTAATCTTAAAACCTTTATAGTGATAGCCGGGAGTGAAACTTTTACAGGCATTGTAAAGGCTGCACAGtatgctaaaaaaaattaattctctAAGACTATTAAAAAAACTGTAGGTTATGCTCTTCAgacacttcagcctataatatcccactgctgggcataggcttctttgcccatgtaggagaaggatcagagcttagtccactacgccgctccaatgcgggttggcggatatattctctactatgaatagcgatcgctataaggtgttGTCAGGTaccgtggggagacccacaaggaatgcacaaaaacccagaccagTCTCTTCAGACAGCCTGCAACCAATTATAAAAAGATATCTATCACGCATAAAGATGTTTAATCCAAATTGAGCACTACCTCATTTTAAGTCCATTGTTGTACCTGTTatgtataataaacaaaataataacattaatttaatggTATGCTATTATCTCTCTTATTCTTATGAGAatgaatgataataatattatcgtTATGTTACTCGTTTCAATATTCTGATACTGATTGCCTTTTGTTTTCcatttatatcttaaaatatgACTTCCACGCCCGCTTAGGttctaaattttgtttattattacaattgctTTGTATATGTTATCAGTGAGCAGAAAACTTCTACAAGGAATATATACACCTTATCTATACCGTGATAAATCATTGATTTCATTGATAAGAAAGGCTGTGTATTATTTCCCTTAGtacatatttgtgtatttaaataaataaaactcgtATCTGGTAAGAATCTAcggatacattttcaataaatttacacGTGCAAaggatttattgattttttttatattaagcttTCCTTCACAACTTGACATACAATAAGGCAACAATCATATATTAAGTCTATTTCTTCATTGATTTCTTTCtctcttattaaaaatataattgagttTTTCCAGGATAtatctttcttttctttcttatGAACTTTCTTAATATGCAAATTCTACATCGATTAATCAAAAACTGACGGAATAGAAAAAAGGTAATAGGTtcacacgcttcagcctgtaatatcccactactgggcataggcctctttccccatgtaggagaaggatcagagcttaatccaccacactgctccaatgcgggttgacggatatattccttactatgagtaacgatcgctatcagatgtacacgataacaaccgggaccgacaggtTAGGTTCACAAGTAGTTGTTAATTAGTATAAAATGTCGGCTGTTCGTATCAGTTttgactaaatatttattttacgaataCATCATAAAGCTGCGTATGTTGAGAGTATATTTTACAATACCAGTAGGAGtaagtaaaaatacaattttaacaatAGACGCGTTTATTGATTGTGTGacaatattcttattattactaGTGCCACAAAGTGATatgataacaataaaaatatttatttttaaatgtattgcaTTAATTTACATCCAGTTACTGgtctatttaatattaaacgtcaaacataattatttaattggaaAATCTGTTTTACAATCATAAAGGCGTGAGTAAAATTCTTAATAAAGTCTGTTACttgaaaatatcataaaataatttgatttgtaTTCTGCAGTGATAGTGATACCGAAAAGATATGTCTGAGTAGATAAAAGAACATTATAACATCGTCTTAAGCTTATTCTTATACATTGGACTTATTTAGgaatttaatagtaatataatttttatgaagtaCATATAATAGCTAAAAATGTCAGCTCCAATTTAATCTAAACACATGATATGGTCGAAGTGTTTTAGTTTAATGatatttacaataacaaatataatatattatcaatatttaaaccgtatttgatttgaaattataatgttattttgaaaacgacaattttatattaatttctataACGATATCATCAATCCGTTTGCCGAACGTCTTAGAACGATTGCTTTGGTAATTTTTTGACTATAAGAGATCTTATTAGGATCATCGTTTCGTTtccaattatttaacaaaaatttacatgcaccttaaagaaatttttaatttttcacaagTACATCGCTACgactaattatttttacaattttcctAGCTACATCCAGAAAATCGCTAAAGCGAAAATCCCGATCAACAATTACAACTAGGAACGCATTAAATCGATAGTCTAAGTTTTTACAGCactagtaattttacaataatttcgaCCCCCGTACTATCTAATGAAGCACGGTGTCATACGTaagatttatctttaacattaaAGCAATACAAACAAGATTACATCTACTTAAGTAGTTGCTATTGCTATTGACGCCACTTACGCACAAGACTCACTCGAAGGGCTGAGGCCAAAGCGGCGGGAAGGGCCCGGGCTATGTGGAGATGGCGAGCGCGGAGGGGCGGTGTGGGTGTGTGGGGTGAGGGGGATGAGTGGGGTGCGGGGGGGTGGCGGCGGGGGAGCCGGCTCCAGGCGAGCACGTCACCTTACCCATGAAGGAACGGATTTCATCAAAACTCGCGTCCTGCTCCGTGTCCGCAGAGCTCGGAGAATCCCCGCCCTCAGCCTCGTGCTTCTTCAAATGCCGATCGAGGTTCGTTTGCTGCCCGAAACACCTGTCACACAACGGACACCTAAACGGTCTCTCCTTGTTGTGTATGTTCCTCACATGCCGCTGCAGGTTCGACGATATCGAGAAGGACCGCTCGCAGTACTTGCACTTGTACGGCTGCTCACCGGTGTGGGTGCGGAGGTGCCGCGTCAGGTTCGCGCTCCTCGGGAATACTTTTCCGCAAAACGTGCAAGCGTATCGATCTCGAAGTTTCGCCGAACCACTGCTGAGTTCGCGAAACTTCGCATAGGCACTCGGTTGTCTATCTGACCCGTCAGTACCGAGAACTGGGGATAAAAAATTGAACGGGCCCGGGACGTAGGGCGAATGTGAAGAGCTTAAGATTGAATCCGAAGCGGAATGAAACTGAGGAAAACGTGGCCGATACATTGCGTCAATTAGGCTGTTGTTGTGCTGAGGATGAACCGGCATCGGGAAAGCTAATGGAGGGGAAACTAGCGGTTTCGGGGAGTCCTCTATTTCAACTGCCTCAACATCCACATTTGTAGATTCGTTTTCAGGGGTCTTATTTTCTCTGTCAATGGGGCTTTCTGGTGGTGAATACGATTTAATCGATGAGTTGCGAAAGGAATGATCATCGTTTTCCATATCTGAATCTTTATCGCTATGCTTGCGTGTAACTGATAAGTCCAGTGGTTGATCATTTTGTTCCTTCCTTGTGTCTTCATCACCATCAGATTTAGTTCCGATGTCATCTGCTACATTCTTAGACAAATCCCTAGGACGTGCAGGTGAGACTGATTTGTTTCTTAATAAAtcgttttcattttgttttaaagaCAAGTTGAATGGTGAATTATGCTTCATTTCTTCTCTTGAATAATTAAACGGACCTATCGATGTTGACATTGGCATAACTGGTGACGGGCGTTGTTTAGAAGAAGCTTCTTCGGCTGATGGCGGTGATTGTTtgacataaatattttgttgtttgggTGTAGTTCTATTTACGTCTTTGTCTCTCTTATTATTTTCTACATCAATATCTTTATTCTTCTTTATTTCATCTAAAGAAGTTGAGCTATCCATACTTTTAACTGACATTCGACCTTCCTGTTGCTGTTTAGCCACCAAATTTGCATTAAGTGCCATATCGTGTTCCATTGCTAATCTTGCTCCTTGTACATTGAAAAGAAGAGGACTCAAAAATTCTGGTGGACATGCTGCAGCAGCAGCTGCCGAAAATAATGCAGGGTAATGTGCAAATGTATTGTAAGGAAGAGGCAATGCTGGTCCTCTATACATTGGAAATGGATTTGTATTATTTGGAGTATTCATAACGTTCGGCAAAGGTGGTATCTGTGGCAAACCTGGTGGCAGTGGTCCTCGCAGATTTACGTTGGTTGCGGATGCAGTGTCACAAAATCTTTTATGCTTCGTTAGAGCAGCATATGATGGAAACGATTGTCCGCATTTCCCGCACTCCACAAGAGCTCTACACGCCACATGCATTCGTTTGTGACGGCACAAGTTCGAAAACTGTGTGTAAGCCTgaaaaataacacatttttgaTTATCGAAATGCTAAACAATATATTCCGACTGACTAAGATTTTTGTAcaacttaaattaatactaaCATTACAACACCATCTTATAATCCATACCATATTgtgataaagaaaaatatttttaaatgtagctAATGATATCGTATATTCTGAAGAGAA from Melitaea cinxia chromosome 15, ilMelCinx1.1, whole genome shotgun sequence includes:
- the LOC123660548 gene encoding histone-lysine N-methyltransferase MECOM-like — translated: MKMSAADSQESGSPPPSPTDSGASESAPTLVHIKQETMAPGTDMKEYYGALDFALPDAYLPPSYDYARNFLSRPLDLPNQRFLESAKSPERNDDDYKDDLEKLEFNMPNELVVKSGGIFARGHIPCGTKYGPFNGKWETQPLERRYAWEVLGKNGVRGWLDGTSEKSNWLKFVRSTTYSHDVNVQHVLLAGQIWYKVTRDIASGQELLLGPRTPLPLQDVLAVAGREGSSVNSSSSQPEDEEREDTEPRCSFCDAPFPNIDALDRHLIQAHAQPASAFHCELCNRAYSSRALLLRHRALTHTDIRKYPCENCPKVFTDPSNLQRHIRAQHVGARSHACPECGKTFATSSGLKQHTHIHSSVKPFQCKVCYKAYTQFSNLCRHKRMHVACRALVECGKCGQSFPSYAALTKHKRFCDTASATNVNLRGPLPPGLPQIPPLPNVMNTPNNTNPFPMYRGPALPLPYNTFAHYPALFSAAAAAACPPEFLSPLLFNVQGARLAMEHDMALNANLVAKQQQEGRMSVKSMDSSTSLDEIKKNKDIDVENNKRDKDVNRTTPKQQNIYVKQSPPSAEEASSKQRPSPVMPMSTSIGPFNYSREEMKHNSPFNLSLKQNENDLLRNKSVSPARPRDLSKNVADDIGTKSDGDEDTRKEQNDQPLDLSVTRKHSDKDSDMENDDHSFRNSSIKSYSPPESPIDRENKTPENESTNVDVEAVEIEDSPKPLVSPPLAFPMPVHPQHNNSLIDAMYRPRFPQFHSASDSILSSSHSPYVPGPFNFLSPVLGTDGSDRQPSAYAKFRELSSGSAKLRDRYACTFCGKVFPRSANLTRHLRTHTGEQPYKCKYCERSFSISSNLQRHVRNIHNKERPFRCPLCDRCFGQQTNLDRHLKKHEAEGGDSPSSADTEQDASFDEIRSFMGKVTCSPGAGSPAATPPHPTHPPHPTHPHRPSALAIST